A window of Aricia agestis chromosome 10, ilAriAges1.1, whole genome shotgun sequence genomic DNA:
tatgtgtatcatataatataatcataaatatatatgtattgtttaaaagtattaaatatatttccgttgtttgatacccgtaacacaagtccttcaggtacttaccacggggccagactgacgtggtgtggtacgtccatagatattattatattattaatataatattatgatataatattgcTGAATATCAGCAACGGGCCAAGTGGAGGTGGCCAACATTTAATTTCGATAGTGCAAGTTCCCAGGTCATATGCAAATTTGAATGTACCAATCACATGTGCGACAAATGAAAGTTTTACGTGAATTAAACCTAaactctaacggccgttcccaatatttgatctatctctggttttaccctactagagataggaatagctcataattgatataaaatatatgtctctaatgtctaatgtgagctactcctatctctagtagggcaaaaccagagatagatcaaatattgggaacggccgtaaagcaTCATAAGATAACCCAACATGCATTCTTTAGATAGACTTAAATAATCGTAGATTCCGAGCAAttaatttgtctgtctgtctgttacctctttttcgagtgccgggaaaggacaaaggatactttttatcgcaaaaatgtacggttcctgcacgataaacgaattttggtgcaatgaAGTTTCAGGCATCACCTATCTAGTATAGTACCTTATATTCTTAAGAATACTGTAATATGTGCAGCGGCATACACAATTTATATTCTATGTTAAATATTctatattgaaaataaaatataaaagccaTATTAAGCCCttaactaagggcctgtttcactacttcctgataaggctattcaccaattaacttgacagatcaagtatggagaatctgtcaaaaaagttgtaaatagcctattaggctCTTTATcataaagtggtgaaacaggccctaagcccTTTATCtactatcaaaattattaatttagtaataGTTACCTAAGCtatttaataaaactatagATATCGGAAAAACTACTTGTATAAAGTGAAATTAGGATTTCTTTCGATTACTCATAACCCCTTACTTAAAATTCTGCTCATCCTAATCATACGCAATATTAATTCTTGCGCGGATAGTTCTTGTAATTTTATTCATGTTCAAGCCTAAAACTATAGAATATgacaaaatatgaaacaaaacaCAACGATGACTCCTCTAATGGAGTGctaacttacaataataatcttaataaactaatatttatgttaattgtGTGCGCCCAGTTGCCTATTTAGAATGACAGGTTTAAGTGAAttctttttaaattagtcaAGATCACTATCATCATCACTATTCAAAGATGATTGGCAGTGTAGTTTAAGGAAATATGTAACAGGATGTAACGAAACAAACTGATTATAGTTTATTGTTCGTACCGCGTACGTGTCGCCTGTAAAAaggcccgggcgcgcactagcggccaagccgcggcggccatcgagatagataccttagtataaaactgccatagaccacgcgcacctggccgcaacgcgccGCCGTGGCTAGGCcgcagcggccatcgaaagtatggtgtggccgcttgacagcgtatctatctcgatggccgccgcggcctggccgctgcggcttggccgctagtgcgcaccCGGGCTAAGATAGCACCGCTGAAAGACTAACTTTTTTgcatgggaaaattcatgatcATGGCGTGCTTAACCATATAAAACACAAatcacataataaataatataatttgtcatGATAATATGAAAAAGAGTAGCTATggtatatttactttaatttcTTCTTAAAAAATATGGCGGTTCAGCAGATTTATGCGAACTGTAAACATTGGTGCCATTTTTAATCTGTATTTGTTAATTACTCTGTTACTACATTCATCATTAAAGTCTACGAGTAAGAGCCCTTGAAAACTGACAGGCTAGAAAAGGTAAAGGTATATTATAAGGATGCTTAAATGCAGAAATATCAGCCTACTATTACTCTACTCTCAGAAAGAATTACAGCATTATTCGTCTTTAATCTTGAATTCTAAGGGTACTAGCCACTAGAGCACAAGGATCTATCACCCTTAGGCTTGGATTAAAAGGAGGTTTTGTCATCCTCAAGAAATTTAAGGGGATTTTAAGCACTAGTCTTGAGCATAAGTCTTTTGTACCCTTAAACTTAGAGCAAGaaggaaaaaaatgtattccccctaaacaaaatatttttttttggtaaaatctTAGGGGGATTTTATCCCTTAAAGAAAATACGGTTGTTTACTATATCTCAGGTGAGATTAGACGTACTAATTTCATTGTACTTATCCGTACAAGGATGACTAAATATATCGGATCAGATCCAAAGTGATCGAACTGATTCGCATAGGTGGGCTTAATGGCGGCTCCGGACATTCAGCACACCAAATAAGCCCATATCAATGTCAAGTTaacaaatagaaataaaaataatagcttCTTCGTCTTATAGGTGCCCTGTTTTGGAAAATGTTGATTCTATAAAATCTACTGATTGTTCCATAATGATATCATTGTATTTCGAGTAGTCAGACAAACTTTAGTCAAAATGAAGTCGATCCTGGTAAGCTTTTttcgttaatattttaacgttaTAGGTTTTTGAAGTAGTACCTacttaaaacaatttaattcATATAACTTGtaaacataattaatttttgtttctgAATATTACCTTTCTTCCTAGATGTGACACTCTACTTAAGATATGAATTGTTATAGACATACCTATcttatacaaatacaaatattttattgaccATAAATAAGCTTACAAGCATGTTTACAAGTACAAGTAACAGGGATTGTATGTATATTTGTAGTACCTAATGGAATATATTAAATGTGTTACGTCCAACtggtaatttttataaaaaattgtttaaactTATAGCTGTCTTGTACCTTATAAATTTAacgtatttgttaatttaatagttacagcgctaaataataaaaaatacatatttatttatagactacttaaaaataatatagatttaaaatttattaaaattaactattGGGTTAACATCAAAAATCCACACAtaaattttgatctagtttaaTGAGATTCGTATAATATAGATTTGAATAATAATGCACAGttacaaaaatgttaaaagtattttattgctTTGCTAAAAAATAAAAGTGATATAGGTGCAAAAATGGCCAATTAACCAAtggtattgtatattattaaaccatttctttttatattttgatggtaataatattataatccttaaATTCATTTCGTATATTTACGAAACCgtatatttcataattttttattgtaatttgttttttaattcaGATTACTTCAACAGCCTAACCGTGAGgagacttttttttatgaaataagggggcaaatgagcaaacgggtcacctgatggaaagcaacttccgtcgcccatggactctcgcagcatcagaagagctgcaggtgcattgccggccctttaagagggaatagggtaataggggagggtagggaagggaataggggagagtagggacgAATTGGGagacggtagggaagggaaaagggtaggggattgggcctccgataaactcactcactcggcgaaacacagcgcaagcgctgtttcacgccggttttctgtgagcccgtggtatttctccggttgagccggcccattcgtgccgaagcatggctctcccacgaaaaTCTCGCGCAATTCACGTATAATATGCTTAAAATCTAATGTTTTCTTTCCAGCTCTTCGCCTTAACACTCTGTGTGATTGCTTTAGCAAGAGCAGAGGACGACGGGAAGTACCGCGCAGAACGCTACGTTAGCGATGGCCGGTACTTCAACAACTACAACGGTCGCTACGACAATGGGTACAGGCGCTTCTATGGCAACAACTACAACAATGGATGGAACCAACAGTACCCTGGCTGGAACCAGCCCTACCCTTACAACGCTAGGCCGTACTCCGACCTGCTTGCCCCCTTCGCCAGTTCCGGAAAAGATAACaggtaataaaaatttatggcGCCTATGGATCAAAGGTCAAAACATAGATCGATAATTGACAGACGCGTCTGTGGATTTGTGCAAATACAAAGTTATAGGATTCCATTGACTCGAAATGGTTGAttttaaggatataatataGGCTGAAAAACAGGCTCCTATCGTGATCAGTACACATTTAGTACATTTTTATATCCTCAAAGGTAATTTGTGTTCACAATTCAGTGTTTGCCGAGTCATTTTATTTTGGGTAAAAAAGTAAACCCGAAACGTAAGGCTTTCATTGGTGTCTCAACAaaaaagtcttaaaaatatGCGAATTTAAGTAAGCTTTTCAAATGTGTCTCAACAAAAATATGCGAATTGAAGTAAGCCACAATTTTGCTATGCCGTATCTTGACAGAATATTTATCTATTGAAAAAACCTGTCAAGGTCAGAAAAGCTATAAAGTGATCTTCATTACCTAAATGATATTGGACTATTTTTTATGTGATATTACGTAATTTGAATATCCTGGCGCTCAAATAAGATTATCTATTAATGAACATAATCgtcaacaaaacaaaacaaaaaataaagatataaataattatttaaaaataattatctcgTATTTTAATAGCTGCATGTTTAAATCCTTAGATTATATTTATTTCTACTTGATCCCTCTGAAAAGTAATTTCAATCTAATTTCAGTTGCCAGGAATAAAATCATATATTACTATTGCggagttaaaaataaatgaatgataataattttatcttgtGAATAATATTAACGTATCGATCGTATCGTATACACAATCTAACTATTTAAAAATGGCAATCCCTCATTCGTAATAAATTGCTAGCTATTTTATGAAAGGAACATCCAAATTAGCACATTGATATTTTGGTTATTTCCTCAAACTTTACAATATCtggaaatatattaaatgctCGTCCTTAATTATAAAGCCTTTATACATAAATAAGACGTTGAATTATGaaaactgtaaaaaatattattttataatttcagcGCTGCCGACAACGCTGTAGTCAAGCCGAAAGCCATCGAAGTTAAGCCCGCTGTGACGATCATCGCTCCGACAACCGCCGCACCCAGGATCCTCCCCGCCGTGGTATCAACCACCGCTCTCCCAAGAGTCGCGTACGCCAAATTCGGGAACGAGGGCCAGGCCAGGATCGTGTCCCAAGACAGCGACACCGAAGCCAACGGCTACAACTACAGCTTCCGCACTGAAAACGGCATCAACGTCGGTGAAACTGGTTTAGTCGACGCCGCCAACTCTGGTGGTACCAGAGTTAAGGGTTTCTATGAGTACGTCGGTGATGACGGTCTGGTCTACAGAGTAGACTACACCGCCGACGAGAACGGCTTCCACGCCACCGGAGCTCACTTGCCCTGAACTGTTTGACTGATAACGAACTCGCTAATACAATTccaataaactaatttattattatttggtatTTTAATGATGACCCAATAAATGAACATTTTAtatcattaattattgtagATTAACAATTATAGAGGTAGATGATTACTTTTTACCAAACATGAAACATTTGATTCTTTAATAACTTTCTTCAAGTTAGCTAACCTAAAATtttatcaattatattattaaacgctTGCTTTCAATAAATTAATCCATCAATTGACTCAATATTATctacaacattttttgtttatggATATAAAAGGATTTTTACTTTATGGATGTAAGAGATTGATCATGAAGTTATACCATCATGAAGTTTTCTATACTTAGAtcttttcattgtgtacaatacttagtgaattattttgataaatctcgtagggttcaggtTGCATTTGCAATGGAAGcggaaaaatataattatttcataagaaTATCACATaagaaacctcaaaaataaccgtatttctccactatttaatgaatcaTGAATGTTaatacttaaaaaccttcctcttcaatcactctatctattaaaaaaatacatcaaaatccgctgcatagttttaaagattaaagggaacaaagggtcATAGGGACAgagaaagcgactttgttttgtaGTATGTAGTGATAGTATTTAGTGCGGAGCGGTGGAGCCTCCTTTTCGAAAAATTTCCAAAATTTTTGAGCCCTCATAACTGGAGTTGAGTCGCATTGGATACGCACAGtattaaaaaattttgttagttgtgagaaaaaaacacattttttaaaattgcaTATCACtcaaatttcaaatttattaaaactttaaatctAAGATTATTTACTTACTCACTGTGCATTGAGACACACGAAGGTCCTGCAAAGCTAAGATAAGTCCTGCAAAGATAAgacaatacatattatgtaacagATATTTACACAGAAACAATGAAAAAATTGACAAATTTGGACTCTAAAATTAAGGGTTGAAAGATTTTGTGAAACACCTTCAATTTTGATGCTGTAGAGTAATACAATTTATTatgttgtaaataaaatttaaaaaatccgtaatctacataaataagtatacagtgtgtaacaaaaataagtgataatactttagggtatatacgtgtcccttgtagagagttcactgtgaaaagaACAGTTCAGTTCAAGAAGTTCAGCGCGGAAAGATGagaatattttttcacttttgtatgggcaaggacccgagcgtcacgagtttccccatacaaaagtgaaaaaaatgttggtctttcagcgctgctactttcacagtgaactcactgcaagaaacatgtacacaccctaaagtattatcacttatttttgttacaccctgtatttggaacagaattattatcattttctattaacattttctttaagtatttaatttattaacgtTCATAAAATGTATTTCACCAAATCTcataattacaatttattacttaccaattgaaataagttaattacgtgtaaataaaaaaaatgtgttgtgaaaactacaaaattattaaaagtagtGTTGTTGGATGTCTATTTTcaacatgaataaaataattatttagaacTATTAAAAgcccaatattattatatttcaataatgTAAATGCGTTTAAAATTTCATCatcataaataattttcattggAAAATTTTAGCTTTATACTCGTAATTATTTATATGCATACGGACTGTTAACAATCTCAAAAACATACAGTGCTCTTTAATTAGTTCAggtgtatatataataatatatttatgtgtgtgataatattattatggttgtaAATAAATTTTGTGATGTTGCTAAATTAATTTCTGCGGCGAATATCATctcgttgatgtcttttgtatgtaatattttaaacaaggaATAATATTGATGTAAAAATTATATGATGAGTATTATTCATGATTTAAAAGCTGCCTCTGTAACCATCATAAATGTTGCATGTGCAAATAGTGTAAGTGGCGAAGTCAATGACACTCTCACCGCAATGATGTTGCTAATTTATTTAATGCCTACATGTATGACAAGTtgaaaaaaacttatattttgattataaaattaatttcaatatttttaaagttataatattgtatctcACAAACAGACGACACAAAATGGCTCAACATAATTTGAAAGTAGTCCGAAACGTAGATATAGAAGTACAAAGTAGATAAATTTTTTTATCAGGCATTCGAAATAAAACGGTTGCTCGACAATCATTTTCTAACTTCATGCAGGAACTCCATCTTCGGCTCGTTAATGTagctaatatttaattaatatgcaTAGATTTTAGTGATTAATATTTAGCCAAATTAAGTctcataaaaatacttataaaattttatgaatataGGCGCTGATTcaaaaaattcattaaaattagaTGGCCTTATCAGCACACCTTTGTATTAAGACGTGTTGGatttgaatatttaatattatgagcaTCCGTTATAGTAAATATAGCTCCTGATTAGTAATTCATTATATTCATCTGTTCCCTGGCTAGGCAAGGTTGGACGTAACCGGATGTTAAACGCTCATAgacatttaatatattttattgtcttttgataagtataaacttacttatttgagaaaaattaaatacttcatGTTACCAGACAATCGGGAAAAGGTGTcgatataatccatacttctatactaatattttaaatgcgaaagtgtgtctgtctgtcggcctgtctgtctgttacctcttcacgcccaaaccgctgaaccgattttgctgaaatttggcatggagatactttgagtcccgggaaaggacataggatactttttgttccggaaaaatgtacggttccagcgcgataaacgagttttggcgcaacggagttgcgggcgtcatctagtattataatatttttggtgTACGAACTACGAACAGAAGTCGGGAGGTTAAAATACTGTCTATGAACTCTTACTTTATGTAAGCTACTTACCTTAAAAGCTAGAGTGACTTAAAGGAAGAAAttctctggaatgaactgtcaccagcagtatttccggaccgatacgacctgcaaaccttcaagaaaaagaaaagagcgtattcgctcttaaaaggccggcaacgcacctgcagctcttctgatgttgcgagtgtccatgggcgacggtagttgcttaccatcaggtgacccgtttgctcgtttgccccgttttatttattaaaaaaaattttgaaaagaaATCACAGGTCACGTAGATGTATCTGCTAAGAATCATGTTTCGCATGTTTTTTGAACAGGAGAAAAATTACAGAAATTATAGGTTAGTAAGtaggaaaaatatttaagacATAAATGTGGAGAATATGGCTAattttaaagaagaagaaaacgaAAAAATGTGGGAAATGAAGCTGACAACAGTAatattaatgaataaaaaatcaCTTCAATTTGTCAAAACAACGGCTTATTATCAATAAATACTCAATTAAGACTATTAAAGCTAATTCTATGAAagcttttaaattaatattatggatgTCGATGGAAATTTGTGATTCacgtgttttttattattaaagaattaaaatGAGTATTCTAATCGCtataaaattctattttataacgtattaaataaaatattttagtagcaAGTTTGTATCGATATCAAATATCATCGTTAGCAGCGCTGCTGCTAACGATGATATTTGGATCATCATAAAGGATAAAGCAATCGAGTCACATAAAAAGGGcccaaaaagattttttttaaatattaaaataccacaacaaaatataattatagcctatttgttgagttttgattttctattttaatttgattggGAAAATTAGATAGTACTATTGTGctttttattactaaaaaagaaaaaatatcatttttattattataaaatagatatttttttgtttttgagttttCGGGAAACGTACAATATACGTACGATACAATATAGtatctttattgttttaatgTCGTTGTTtaacaaatttttattattgaaatgaCAAATTGCTTTAAACGACCAAAGAGTAACAAAAAACTAACACACGTCGAATCATACGTATTTTGCGAAAAGGTTAGTCCATAAGTGTTGACAACTCtattataaaagttattaatcttctacttaaaactaaacagattattttataatagaCGAAATGTCTGTTagttactgatttttaccaaattttatatgcatattcagtagatctgagaatcggctactgggtactttttatattgataagtgcatttgttgaataaataatagtaaattattataactcgagactgacggcgaccattgtttgtgtgaagggatagcgatggacgcgccatggtgccatacttatttagtcgcttcagcaaaataataatttgggcgaaatactttatatagcaaaacaacatttgccgggacagccagtataatataatataatctgttTCTTAGTTTGTATTTGCATGAATAAGTGTAAAAGGGCTTAAGGAGAGAATAAAGGTGTGAAAAAGCAAGGTGTTAAAGGacatttttacattaaatatattataattataatagttaccTCACAATACATTAATAggttaattaatgtaattggggtcacccgttttaattaactgtaaataaataaatgaataaataccTAGCATTATTCTGCTAATAGTTATTctattttaaatcttatatctttaaacgagcaattcttgtatatatatatatatatatatatatatatatatatatatatatatatatatatatatatatatatatatatatatatatatatatatatatatatatatatatatatatatatatatatatatatatatatatatatatatatatatatatatatatatatatatatatatatatatatatatatatatatatatatatatatatatatatatatatatatatatatatatatatatatatatatatatatatatatatatatatatatatatatatatatatatatatatatatatatatatatatatataattggaatctcggaatcggctccaacgattttcatgaaatttagtatatagggggtttcgggggcgataaatcgatctagctaggaatcatttctagaaaatgtcattttcatcggataccgagcaaagctcggtcaaacagctagtatgtatCTAAATGAGCTAAAGTATACTCATTATGAACACCTTAAAGCCAAATCCGTCTCGTTCACCGTTCAACTTTAAACTTATCGACAACGTGTTTTGTGTTATTTCCTTAATTTAATTCATGTTCTGGTTTTTTATTTAAGAATGTTGGTATATTGtagaatttagaattaaatcAGTAATTCCTTTTTGTATGTCagtactattttattttaacacttttttattttatacacaaaACAAGACTGATTTACAATACAAATGAAATACAATACACGTATTTATTAAATACTGTTACGCCCGTCCCTTAATCCGTtaactccgtttcgccaaaattcgtttatcgcatggTAAATACACATTTTTCCCGGATGaaatatatcctatgtcctttcccgatattcaaagtatctccatataatagggatgatgacgaggtcaaagattagcgaattttgttaataaaataaagaaatcacggtgaaaaataagtgttcccaaaattacagctcgatagcatttttattttttttgttatgcgccttcaaagttagataatcaagtcgattttttttttcaattaaatttcttaatatttgtataccaatcgataacttatgcaattaaaagcaacttttgttatgaaaccactttcataaacgtaatatttaatatacctatcgaacaaagttctctcccgatgcgtacaaactacgaaagagtgacgtcagtctttcgtagcactttgtatggagcgtttcgggcaggtctattttatgagatgtttgaattgtcatatcttggtgaatttttaagctatcagagtcattctttcagcgatgtttctatttcttaagggtctttcaattaccaataagagaaaaaatagtcatcaagcctattataTACTTTGGACTCCCTActccctgaaccgattttttaaaatcggtttagcggtttgtgcgtgagaGAGACACgtcactttcccatttataatattagtatgattgattaaaaatgaaataatttatgatattttgaatagtgtgtactgtgtaataaAACTTTTGAATAGATTTTAGTCTTTTGACATTTTAGTTTGactaaattatgaaattaaCTTAATGTAATATGAAGCTTATTAGTCATCGCTAATTATGTGATTAAATTGTAAGCTTTGATTCAAAAGCTcatctttattaataaaattaatatctttacAAATTATATAGCAAAAAATAAGCTATTTGATATAGCTGTCAAATCAATAGCGGGTCAGaggcaaaataattatatttataatgacattaaaataatgttatgataatattatgatgagtcTACAGTCCGGCTTTTCCTTTGTGTTCTAACATTTTGTGGCATCATAGTGTAAAGGCAACGTTTTCAAACTTTTCCAGCAGGAAACTCGATATTTTACAAGCACGTCATATCATTAGTAATTCATTACAATCAATCAATTACCATATAAGATATTTTTGgacattacacattaaaaaacgCAAGTTGATATACAAtacaatttgaataaaaaattgaaatattttttattcaaattgtaTTGTATATCAAcatctttttacatttttgaatCATGTTGTGTTCTGGGTCTTTATTTAACTTGAAATAATGGATCGAACGCACAAAAGATAGAAAAAGAAAAGGATATTATTTTCAGAGGGAAGATGTATCCTGTATAGCGAGTAAATTTATTACAGCAATATTCAACATGAATAAAGTAAATCCAAGCATAATTCCAGAAACCTCGCGCCACCGTTGCCTTAGAAAAAGCGAAAGTGGTTTGCTTTTTTGTATCAA
This region includes:
- the LOC121731188 gene encoding larval cuticle protein LCP-30-like; the encoded protein is MKSILLFALTLCVIALARAEDDGKYRAERYVSDGRYFNNYNGRYDNGYRRFYGNNYNNGWNQQYPGWNQPYPYNARPYSDLLAPFASSGKDNSAADNAVVKPKAIEVKPAVTIIAPTTAAPRILPAVVSTTALPRVAYAKFGNEGQARIVSQDSDTEANGYNYSFRTENGINVGETGLVDAANSGGTRVKGFYEYVGDDGLVYRVDYTADENGFHATGAHLP